From a single Candidatus Hydrogenedentota bacterium genomic region:
- a CDS encoding ferredoxin translates to MDKKDADFDRRDFLRAAAVVAAGGGAWLAAGAGQAGRMVWQIDPAKCTQCGRCATTCVLNPSAVKCVHSTEICGFCDLCGGYLLPTAKAQDTGAENELCPVAALKRRYVEEPFFEYTVDEDLCVGCAKCVKGCAQFGNGSLHLQIKRDLCLNCNECAIARNCPSKAVAQIPLREAYRVKSFGAPEAGK, encoded by the coding sequence ATGGACAAGAAAGACGCGGACTTCGACCGGCGGGACTTCCTGCGGGCGGCGGCGGTGGTTGCCGCGGGCGGCGGCGCGTGGCTGGCGGCGGGCGCGGGGCAGGCCGGGCGGATGGTCTGGCAGATTGACCCGGCGAAATGCACCCAGTGCGGGCGCTGCGCCACCACCTGCGTGCTGAACCCCTCGGCGGTGAAATGCGTCCACTCCACGGAAATCTGCGGGTTCTGCGACCTGTGCGGCGGCTACCTCCTGCCCACGGCCAAGGCGCAGGACACGGGGGCCGAGAACGAGCTGTGCCCCGTGGCCGCGCTGAAGCGGAGATATGTGGAGGAGCCCTTCTTTGAGTACACGGTGGACGAGGATTTGTGCGTTGGCTGCGCCAAGTGCGTCAAGGGCTGCGCCCAGTTCGGCAACGGGTCCCTCCACCTCCAGATCAAGCGCGACCTCTGCCTGAACTGCAACGAGTGCGCCATCGCGCGGAACTGCCCGTCGAAGGCGGTGGCGCAGATCCCCCTGCGCGAGGCCTACCGCGTCAAATCCTTCGGCGCGCCGGAGGCCGGCAAATGA
- a CDS encoding PQQ-binding-like beta-propeller repeat protein, whose amino-acid sequence MPKPDPKPNRFAANPPAWRLSVAVAAVAGAFCLVVSALLVLNYVQVQRTSPLDNPELLALRAKLVEATGDDTAALVEQVRVLDLLARGALFTSQETLRTGAWALLAGAVVLVAALRLAARFRPLPPVAPFAPPPPEGAYWLTRARARELALFFGGLWVVAAVLAALFTPTGFREAAPGAAPAGDQAAAAPDTGGEAAPAAAAAFPSWDEVKKQWPNFRGPEGTGIAQVAAAPTAWNVETGENILWKTEVPLPGFSSPVVWDDRVYLTASDETTRAVYCFDANTGEKRWEYAVGDLPGSTGALPKYNEETGFAAPTMALQGDLAFAIFSTGELVCLDKEGKLVWGKHLGVPDNHYGHSSSLIVSEGVLVVQYDQKKDPKIFGFNIADGSEAWVIAREKISWASPICPETPLGRMLIVNSSKDVAGYAPATGKLLWQVKCLDGEVAPSPAYGGGVVFVANDYAMATALRLGGAADAVTAEMMWEYDEVLPDTSSPLVTEKYAYLATARAEISCLDRETGAQVWLQELEDGFQASPVLAGGNIYLVDMMGVMTLFAEGPEYKQTASIPMGEEAGATPAFTEGRMFVRTAKHLYCIGGK is encoded by the coding sequence ATGCCCAAGCCTGACCCGAAGCCGAACCGCTTCGCCGCCAACCCGCCCGCGTGGCGGCTGTCCGTGGCCGTGGCCGCGGTCGCCGGGGCCTTCTGCCTCGTCGTGTCCGCCCTGCTCGTGCTGAACTATGTGCAGGTGCAGCGGACCAGCCCGCTCGACAACCCCGAACTCCTCGCGCTGCGCGCGAAACTCGTGGAGGCGACGGGCGACGACACCGCCGCGCTCGTGGAACAGGTCCGCGTGCTGGATCTGCTGGCGCGCGGCGCGCTGTTCACCAGCCAGGAAACGCTCCGGACCGGCGCGTGGGCGCTGCTGGCCGGGGCCGTCGTGCTGGTCGCGGCGCTGCGCCTCGCGGCGCGGTTCCGCCCCCTGCCGCCCGTGGCGCCCTTTGCGCCGCCGCCGCCCGAGGGCGCCTACTGGCTCACCCGCGCCCGCGCGCGGGAGCTGGCGCTGTTCTTCGGCGGGCTGTGGGTGGTCGCGGCGGTGCTCGCCGCGCTGTTCACGCCGACGGGCTTCCGCGAAGCCGCCCCCGGGGCCGCGCCCGCCGGGGACCAGGCCGCCGCCGCGCCGGACACGGGCGGAGAGGCCGCGCCCGCCGCCGCCGCCGCGTTCCCCTCGTGGGACGAGGTGAAAAAGCAGTGGCCGAACTTCCGCGGCCCCGAGGGCACGGGCATCGCGCAGGTGGCCGCCGCGCCCACGGCGTGGAACGTGGAGACGGGCGAGAACATCCTGTGGAAGACCGAGGTGCCGCTGCCGGGCTTCAGCTCCCCCGTGGTGTGGGACGACCGGGTATACCTGACGGCGTCCGACGAAACGACGCGCGCGGTCTACTGCTTTGACGCAAACACGGGGGAGAAGCGCTGGGAGTATGCCGTGGGCGACCTGCCCGGATCCACGGGCGCGCTGCCGAAATACAACGAGGAGACGGGCTTCGCCGCGCCGACCATGGCGCTCCAGGGCGACCTCGCCTTTGCGATCTTCTCCACCGGCGAACTGGTCTGCCTCGACAAGGAGGGGAAACTCGTCTGGGGGAAACACCTCGGCGTGCCGGACAACCACTACGGCCACTCGTCGTCCCTCATCGTGTCGGAGGGCGTGCTGGTGGTGCAGTATGACCAGAAGAAGGATCCGAAGATTTTCGGGTTCAACATCGCCGACGGCTCGGAGGCGTGGGTCATCGCGCGCGAGAAGATTTCCTGGGCGTCGCCCATCTGCCCCGAAACGCCCCTGGGCCGCATGCTCATCGTGAACTCCAGCAAGGACGTCGCGGGCTACGCGCCCGCCACGGGCAAACTGCTGTGGCAGGTGAAGTGCCTCGACGGCGAGGTCGCCCCCAGTCCCGCCTACGGCGGCGGCGTGGTCTTTGTCGCCAACGACTACGCCATGGCGACGGCGCTGCGCCTGGGCGGCGCGGCGGACGCGGTGACGGCGGAGATGATGTGGGAGTACGACGAGGTGCTTCCGGACACGTCGAGCCCCCTGGTGACGGAGAAATACGCGTATCTCGCCACGGCGCGGGCGGAAATCTCCTGCCTGGACCGCGAGACGGGGGCGCAGGTGTGGCTCCAGGAGCTGGAGGACGGGTTCCAGGCGTCGCCCGTCCTCGCGGGAGGAAACATCTATCTCGTGGACATGATGGGCGTGATGACCCTCTTCGCGGAGGGCCCGGAATACAAACAGACGGCGAGCATCCCGATGGGCGAGGAGGCGGGCGCGACCCCGGCCTTCACCGAGGGGCGCATGTTCGTGCGCACGGCGAAACACCTGTACTGCATCGGCGGGAAGTGA
- a CDS encoding PQQ-binding-like beta-propeller repeat protein: MTPRQRYTLLAAALLVLAAAVAGAGLWRVLSSRPPAAAVALRLPGNDAAPADRSGDGAAVDLAGAFRAGEGTPSALPGYWPRFRGAGLDNIAKDAPPLADAWPAEGPKVLWRIPVGEGYAGAAVANGRVYLADYDEKTRADAVRCLSLDDGREIWRRSYRITVKKNHGMSRTVPAVTEQHLVSMGPRCHVVCLDPATGDFRWGLDLQKDYGTKEPLWYTGQCPLVEDGRAILAPCGPEVLMMAVDCATGQVLWKAPNPDGWNMSHASVFPMTLAGRRMYVYAAVGGVAGVSAEPDTAGALLWRVPWKARVVAPSALAIGPDRVLCLAGYGEGGLILKIAAEGGAFTAAVESAYSPKDGIASEQHTPILHDGLLYAILPKDAGGLRAQFVCHRPDNTLVWSSGSGERFGLGPFLLADGKFFVMDDEGTLSLLRQSPERFELLARAKVLNGHESWGPMALAGDRLLLRDSMEMACVFVGKEGP, from the coding sequence GTGACCCCTCGGCAACGCTACACGCTGCTGGCCGCGGCGCTGCTGGTTCTGGCCGCCGCCGTCGCGGGGGCGGGCCTGTGGCGGGTGCTGTCCAGCCGCCCCCCCGCCGCCGCCGTCGCCCTGCGGCTGCCGGGGAACGACGCCGCGCCCGCGGACCGCTCCGGCGACGGCGCCGCCGTGGACCTCGCGGGCGCTTTCCGCGCGGGCGAGGGGACGCCGTCGGCCCTGCCGGGATACTGGCCGCGGTTCCGGGGCGCGGGCCTGGACAACATCGCCAAGGACGCGCCGCCGCTGGCGGACGCGTGGCCCGCCGAGGGGCCGAAGGTGCTCTGGCGGATTCCCGTGGGCGAGGGCTACGCCGGGGCCGCCGTGGCCAACGGCCGGGTCTACCTGGCGGACTACGACGAGAAGACCCGGGCGGACGCCGTGCGCTGCCTCTCCCTGGACGACGGCCGCGAAATCTGGCGCCGGTCCTACCGGATCACGGTGAAGAAGAACCACGGCATGAGCCGCACCGTGCCGGCCGTCACGGAGCAGCACCTGGTCTCCATGGGGCCGCGCTGCCATGTGGTCTGCCTCGACCCCGCCACGGGCGACTTCCGCTGGGGGCTGGACCTCCAGAAGGACTACGGCACCAAGGAGCCCCTCTGGTACACGGGCCAGTGCCCGCTGGTGGAGGACGGCCGCGCGATCCTCGCGCCCTGCGGGCCGGAGGTGTTGATGATGGCCGTGGACTGCGCCACGGGACAGGTGCTCTGGAAGGCGCCCAACCCCGACGGGTGGAACATGTCCCACGCCTCCGTCTTCCCCATGACCCTCGCCGGACGCCGCATGTACGTCTACGCCGCCGTGGGCGGCGTGGCGGGCGTTTCCGCCGAGCCGGACACGGCGGGCGCCCTGCTCTGGCGCGTGCCGTGGAAGGCCCGCGTCGTGGCGCCTTCCGCCCTGGCCATCGGGCCGGACCGCGTGCTGTGCCTGGCGGGCTACGGCGAGGGCGGCCTGATCCTCAAGATCGCGGCGGAGGGCGGCGCGTTCACCGCCGCCGTGGAGTCCGCCTACTCGCCGAAGGACGGCATCGCGTCGGAGCAGCACACGCCCATTCTGCACGACGGGCTGCTCTACGCCATCCTGCCCAAGGACGCGGGCGGCCTCCGCGCGCAGTTCGTCTGCCACCGCCCGGACAACACGCTGGTGTGGTCCAGCGGCTCCGGGGAGCGCTTCGGCCTCGGCCCCTTCCTGCTGGCGGACGGCAAGTTCTTCGTGATGGACGACGAGGGGACCCTGTCGCTCCTGCGGCAGAGCCCGGAGCGGTTTGAGCTGCTGGCGCGGGCGAAAGTGCTCAACGGCCACGAGTCCTGGGGGCCCATGGCCCTCGCGGGCGACCGCCTCCTCCTGCGCGACTCGATGGAGATGGCCTGCGTGTTCGTCGGAAAGGAGGGGCCCTGA
- a CDS encoding 4Fe-4S binding protein encodes MIEACGRGPDALVPLLQAVQHRFRHLPEEALRRICETTEIRAADVDAVSTFFPHFRRTPAGKHTVSVCDGTACHLKGADEVYDAVRDALGIPPEDDTDADRLFTVQKVRCLGCCTLAPAVQIDHVTYGHITRESAPAMLRAFLAQEAAGGAAARGESLSAAPDGAPEIRVGLGSCCVAGGSARVRDAVEDTLRRHGLSASLKPVSCVGMCHQTPLLQIVLPGEPVITYAKVSEDDVAPLLLQHLAPANPLRRAGAALSRWAGRLYDGGASSPGCCSLGEDHPSLLSFLGPQRHIATEFCGELDPSSLEDYRARGGFEALRKCLQATGGPAVDGGFADPEAVIAEIERAGLRGRGGAGFPTGRKWRAVRQAEGAEKVVVCNGDEGDPGAFMDRMILESYPFRVIEGMLIASVAAGARRGVFYIRAEYPLAVARVRRAIAVCEKAGILGENILGSRHAFRAEVREGAGAFVCGEETALLASLEGRRPTPRFRPPFPAQRGLNGLPTLINNVETLAVTPWILRHGADAFTALGTEGSRGTKVFALAGKVRRGGLIEVPMGVTVRRIVEEAGGGVNEGRTFKAVQVGGPSGGCIPDALADLPVDYEALTGAGAMMGSGGMVVMDDTDCMVEMTRYFLSFTQLESCGKCVPCRVGTALMLEILTRLCGGRGTAKDLEELERTAVMVKAQSLCGLGRTAPNPVLSGLKHFRHEFEAHVAGRCPAHRCKALVTYSITDACIGCTKCAQVCPADAIAPLPYQVHEVDMGKCVRCNACYDICPAGAVKVE; translated from the coding sequence ATGATTGAGGCGTGCGGCCGCGGGCCGGACGCGCTGGTGCCGCTGTTGCAGGCGGTCCAGCACCGGTTCCGCCACCTGCCGGAGGAGGCCCTGCGCCGCATCTGCGAGACAACGGAGATCCGCGCGGCGGACGTGGACGCCGTGTCCACCTTCTTCCCCCATTTCCGGCGGACCCCCGCGGGGAAGCACACCGTGTCCGTGTGCGACGGAACGGCCTGCCACCTCAAGGGGGCGGACGAGGTGTACGACGCCGTCCGGGACGCCCTGGGCATCCCCCCGGAGGACGACACGGACGCCGACCGCCTCTTCACGGTGCAGAAGGTGCGCTGCCTCGGCTGCTGCACCCTGGCCCCGGCGGTCCAAATTGACCACGTGACCTACGGCCACATCACCCGCGAAAGCGCGCCCGCCATGCTGCGGGCCTTCCTCGCGCAGGAGGCGGCGGGCGGCGCGGCCGCGCGCGGCGAGTCGCTTTCCGCCGCGCCCGACGGCGCGCCGGAAATCCGCGTGGGCCTGGGGTCGTGCTGCGTGGCCGGGGGCAGCGCGCGCGTGCGCGACGCCGTGGAGGACACCCTCCGCCGCCACGGGCTGTCCGCAAGCCTCAAGCCCGTGAGCTGCGTCGGCATGTGCCACCAGACCCCCCTGCTCCAGATCGTGCTGCCGGGGGAACCCGTCATCACCTACGCCAAGGTGTCCGAGGACGACGTGGCGCCGCTGCTGCTTCAGCACCTCGCGCCCGCGAACCCCCTGCGCCGCGCCGGGGCCGCGCTCTCGCGCTGGGCCGGCCGCCTCTACGACGGCGGCGCGTCCTCCCCCGGCTGCTGCTCCCTCGGCGAAGACCACCCGTCGCTCCTGTCCTTCCTCGGCCCGCAGCGCCACATCGCCACGGAGTTCTGCGGCGAGCTGGACCCGTCCTCGCTGGAGGACTACCGGGCGCGCGGCGGCTTCGAGGCCCTGCGGAAATGCCTCCAGGCGACGGGCGGCCCGGCGGTGGACGGCGGCTTCGCGGACCCGGAGGCCGTCATTGCGGAGATCGAGCGCGCGGGCCTGCGCGGCCGCGGCGGCGCGGGCTTTCCCACGGGCCGCAAATGGCGCGCCGTGCGGCAGGCGGAGGGGGCGGAGAAGGTGGTGGTGTGCAACGGCGACGAGGGCGACCCGGGCGCGTTCATGGACCGCATGATCCTGGAGTCCTACCCCTTCCGCGTCATCGAGGGCATGCTCATCGCGTCCGTCGCCGCCGGGGCGCGGCGCGGCGTCTTCTACATCCGCGCCGAATACCCGCTGGCGGTGGCCCGGGTGCGCCGGGCCATCGCGGTCTGCGAAAAGGCGGGCATTCTGGGCGAGAACATCCTGGGCAGCCGCCACGCCTTCCGCGCCGAGGTGCGCGAGGGCGCGGGCGCCTTCGTCTGCGGCGAGGAGACGGCCCTGCTCGCGTCGCTGGAGGGCCGCCGGCCCACGCCGCGCTTCCGCCCGCCCTTCCCCGCGCAGCGCGGGCTCAACGGCCTGCCCACGCTCATCAACAACGTGGAGACCCTGGCGGTGACGCCGTGGATCCTCCGCCACGGCGCGGACGCCTTCACGGCGCTGGGCACGGAGGGCAGCCGGGGCACCAAGGTCTTCGCGCTGGCGGGCAAGGTGCGCCGGGGCGGCCTCATCGAGGTGCCCATGGGCGTCACCGTGCGCCGCATTGTGGAGGAGGCCGGCGGCGGCGTGAACGAGGGCCGCACCTTCAAGGCCGTGCAGGTCGGCGGGCCGTCGGGCGGCTGCATCCCCGACGCGCTGGCGGACCTGCCGGTGGACTACGAGGCCCTCACGGGCGCGGGCGCCATGATGGGCTCCGGCGGCATGGTCGTCATGGACGACACGGACTGCATGGTGGAGATGACGCGGTACTTCCTGTCGTTCACGCAGCTGGAGTCCTGCGGGAAATGCGTGCCCTGCCGCGTGGGCACGGCGCTCATGCTGGAAATCCTCACGCGCCTCTGCGGGGGGCGCGGCACGGCGAAGGACCTGGAGGAGCTGGAGCGCACGGCGGTGATGGTGAAGGCCCAGAGCCTGTGCGGCCTCGGCCGCACGGCGCCCAACCCGGTCCTCAGCGGGCTGAAGCACTTCCGGCACGAGTTCGAGGCCCATGTTGCGGGCCGGTGCCCGGCGCACCGCTGCAAGGCCCTCGTGACGTACAGCATCACGGACGCCTGCATCGGCTGCACCAAATGCGCCCAGGTCTGCCCCGCCGACGCCATCGCGCCGCTCCCCTACCAGGTCCACGAGGTGGACATGGGGAAATGCGTGCGCTGCAACGCCTGTTACGACATATGCCCCGCCGGGGCGGTAAAGGTGGAATGA
- a CDS encoding NAD(P)-binding protein — protein sequence MPRLTINGIEVEVDAGATVLDAARKAGADVPTLCHYEKTGPQTACMLCVVRDAAADRLVLSCALPAADGMEIVTDDPGVFAARRSALELLMSEHAGDCEGPCERICPAGLHIPLMLRTAQSGDAAGAAALARGDLVFPATLGRICSAPCERVCRRAQYDTAVAIRTTHGALAEAHPPAAAPKPAPSGRTVGIVGSGLAGLAAAAVLARRGHACTVYEKAADACPGRRALGPEKLPPEILDAEIAAVAALGVDLRCGTEVGGRSGQGQEEEKQLTMERLLVAHDAVIIACGLETPAQDRVFVVPEEALAVRAVGAGKNAALLLHFLFSIGRWPCPEITAHRDALRQRLFNSALGRLEDGEKDAYAVEWVHGGPERGDSPEAEAARCLHCDCMKPASCGLRAQAAAHGLPTPFRGGIPRLKVAPVLRAGRILFEPGKCIRCGICVALTRRPGGGPGMAFTGRGLDSRVGPTAGATLAEALGAEAEECVRACPTGALAIENGETPP from the coding sequence ATGCCGCGCCTGACGATCAACGGAATCGAAGTGGAGGTGGACGCCGGTGCCACCGTGCTCGACGCGGCCCGCAAAGCGGGCGCCGACGTGCCCACGCTCTGCCACTACGAAAAGACGGGCCCGCAGACGGCGTGCATGCTGTGTGTCGTGCGCGACGCCGCGGCGGACCGCCTGGTGCTCTCCTGCGCCCTCCCCGCCGCCGACGGCATGGAGATCGTCACCGACGACCCGGGTGTCTTCGCCGCGCGGCGGTCGGCTCTGGAACTCCTGATGAGCGAGCACGCCGGGGACTGCGAGGGGCCCTGCGAGCGTATCTGCCCCGCCGGCCTGCACATCCCGCTGATGCTGCGCACCGCGCAGTCCGGCGATGCGGCGGGCGCGGCCGCCCTCGCCCGCGGGGACCTGGTTTTCCCCGCGACCCTGGGCCGCATCTGCTCGGCCCCCTGCGAGCGCGTCTGCCGCCGCGCGCAGTACGACACGGCGGTCGCCATCCGCACCACCCACGGCGCCCTCGCCGAGGCCCACCCGCCCGCCGCCGCGCCGAAACCCGCGCCCTCCGGGCGCACCGTCGGCATTGTGGGGTCCGGACTCGCCGGGCTCGCCGCCGCCGCCGTCCTCGCGCGGCGTGGCCACGCCTGCACGGTCTACGAGAAGGCCGCGGACGCGTGCCCAGGACGGCGCGCCCTCGGCCCGGAGAAACTGCCGCCGGAAATCCTGGACGCGGAGATCGCCGCCGTCGCGGCGCTCGGCGTGGACCTCCGCTGCGGGACGGAGGTGGGTGGACGAAGTGGACAGGGGCAGGAGGAGGAGAAGCAGCTCACGATGGAGCGGTTGCTGGTGGCGCATGACGCGGTCATCATCGCCTGCGGGCTGGAAACGCCCGCGCAGGACCGCGTGTTCGTTGTTCCGGAGGAGGCGCTGGCGGTCCGCGCCGTCGGCGCGGGGAAGAACGCGGCCCTGCTGCTGCACTTCCTGTTCAGCATCGGCCGGTGGCCCTGCCCGGAGATCACGGCGCACCGCGACGCCCTGCGCCAGCGTCTGTTTAATTCCGCCCTCGGGCGGCTGGAGGACGGCGAGAAGGACGCCTACGCCGTGGAGTGGGTCCATGGCGGCCCCGAGCGCGGGGACAGCCCGGAGGCCGAGGCCGCCCGCTGCCTGCACTGCGACTGCATGAAGCCCGCGTCGTGCGGCCTCCGCGCCCAGGCGGCGGCGCACGGGCTCCCGACCCCCTTCCGCGGCGGCATCCCCCGCCTGAAGGTGGCGCCCGTCTTGCGCGCCGGGCGCATCCTTTTCGAGCCGGGCAAGTGCATCCGCTGCGGCATCTGCGTGGCCCTCACGCGCCGCCCCGGCGGCGGCCCCGGCATGGCCTTCACCGGGCGCGGGCTCGACTCGCGCGTCGGCCCGACGGCCGGCGCGACGCTCGCGGAGGCCCTGGGCGCCGAGGCGGAGGAGTGTGTGCGCGCGTGTCCCACGGGCGCGCTGGCCATTGAGAACGGGGAGACACCGCCATGA
- a CDS encoding glycosyltransferase family 4 protein: MRILSLVPGSGGTFYCQNCLRDRTMVRALRRLGHDVVMVPLYLPMYGGDTEVDTPAPIFFGGIGAYLREKVPLLRHAPEGLMRLLDAPALLRWAAKQEGSTRSADLGAMTLSMLNGERGGQAAEIDRLVRWITEQERPEVIHVSNALLLGLAPRLREATGAAIVCSLQDEEPWVEGMGAPFTDLVWDAMRRLSGEVALFLSTSRWYADRMRERLGLAEGRVRVVCPGVDPPAAPAWTAPPSPPTVGYLSRVHPAQGFDALLDAFTELRRDPRFGALRLSATGGVTPADRAYVTAVKERLQRGGLADAVEINESFSSAPGAEFFAPLSVLSTPAPDGEAFGLQIVEAMIRGIPAVQPRIAAYPEILEQGGGVLYDPSVPGALAEALGGLLSDPERLRTLGAEARGIALARFSANAAARETLAACGAARELRP; encoded by the coding sequence ATGAGAATCCTTTCGCTGGTGCCCGGAAGCGGCGGCACCTTCTACTGCCAGAACTGCCTGCGGGACCGCACCATGGTGCGCGCCCTGCGCCGTCTGGGGCACGACGTGGTCATGGTCCCCCTCTACCTGCCCATGTACGGCGGCGACACGGAGGTGGACACGCCCGCCCCGATCTTCTTCGGCGGCATCGGCGCGTACCTCCGCGAGAAAGTGCCCCTGCTCCGCCATGCGCCGGAGGGGCTGATGCGCCTGCTGGACGCCCCGGCGCTCCTGCGCTGGGCGGCGAAGCAGGAGGGCTCCACGCGCTCCGCGGACCTCGGCGCCATGACCCTCTCCATGCTCAACGGCGAGCGCGGCGGCCAGGCGGCGGAGATTGACCGGCTCGTGCGCTGGATCACGGAGCAGGAGCGCCCCGAGGTCATCCATGTGTCCAACGCGCTGCTGCTGGGCCTCGCGCCCCGTCTGCGGGAGGCGACGGGCGCGGCCATCGTGTGCAGCCTCCAGGACGAGGAGCCCTGGGTGGAGGGCATGGGCGCGCCGTTCACGGACCTCGTGTGGGACGCCATGCGCCGCCTCTCGGGCGAGGTGGCGCTGTTCCTCTCGACCAGCCGGTGGTACGCCGACCGGATGCGGGAGCGGCTCGGCCTTGCGGAGGGCCGCGTGCGCGTGGTGTGTCCCGGCGTGGACCCGCCCGCCGCCCCGGCGTGGACCGCGCCCCCGTCCCCGCCGACGGTCGGCTACCTCTCCCGCGTGCATCCCGCGCAGGGGTTTGACGCCCTGCTGGACGCCTTCACCGAACTGCGGCGCGACCCGCGCTTCGGCGCCCTGCGCCTGTCGGCCACGGGCGGCGTCACCCCCGCCGACCGCGCCTATGTCACGGCGGTGAAGGAGCGCCTGCAACGCGGCGGGCTGGCGGACGCCGTGGAGATCAACGAGTCCTTCTCCTCCGCGCCGGGCGCGGAGTTCTTCGCGCCCCTCAGCGTGCTGTCCACCCCCGCGCCGGACGGCGAGGCCTTCGGCCTCCAGATCGTGGAGGCCATGATCCGGGGGATTCCGGCGGTGCAGCCGCGCATCGCGGCGTACCCCGAGATTCTGGAGCAGGGCGGCGGCGTGCTCTACGACCCGTCCGTCCCCGGCGCGCTCGCGGAGGCCCTCGGCGGGCTGCTGTCCGACCCGGAACGCCTCCGCACCCTGGGCGCGGAGGCGCGCGGGATCGCCCTGGCGCGGTTCTCCGCCAACGCCGCCGCTCGGGAAACGCTCGCCGCCTGTGGGGCGGCCCGGGAGCTGCGGCCATGA
- a CDS encoding 4Fe-4S binding protein, which translates to MRRAFLTCAVLVVLAGGAWAEFRFPMPEFESGYTRPPMHLPPPAVTSPLVDVALLGGLMAVTAWAVVKRRSRAWVLSVCAVSVLYFGFYRKGCVCSVGSLQNVLDAFIGSGLAVPVVVSVFFLLPLVFALWFGRVFCAAVCPLGALQELCAVRPVQVPRAAEQVLGLLAYAYLGLTVVGVVTGSGFLICRYDPFVGFFRLGGELNLLLAGGLLLASGLVIARPYCRWLCPYGVLLRWVSMVSKWHAAVTPASCIQCRLCESACPVNAIEFPTPADRPERRGAGVRRMLVLGAALPVVLLFAAGAGWSAHGWLARMHPVVRLADRVAAEDAGRVTGTTIDSETFRAGQQPVAELYAEAAGLEERFKGAGAGFGAFMGLVVWGRVLRLSRVRVRKDYEIDKGACVSCARCFAYCPVERESDAQA; encoded by the coding sequence ATGAGGCGCGCCTTCCTGACATGCGCCGTGCTGGTTGTTCTGGCGGGCGGGGCCTGGGCGGAGTTCCGCTTCCCCATGCCCGAGTTCGAGTCGGGCTACACCCGCCCGCCCATGCACCTGCCGCCGCCGGCCGTCACGTCGCCGCTGGTGGACGTCGCGCTCCTGGGCGGGCTGATGGCGGTGACGGCGTGGGCCGTCGTGAAGCGCCGGTCCCGCGCGTGGGTGCTGTCGGTCTGCGCGGTGTCCGTCCTCTACTTCGGGTTTTACCGCAAGGGCTGCGTTTGCTCCGTCGGCTCGCTGCAGAACGTGCTCGACGCCTTCATCGGGTCGGGGCTTGCGGTGCCCGTGGTGGTGTCCGTGTTCTTCCTGCTGCCGCTGGTGTTCGCCCTGTGGTTCGGGCGCGTGTTCTGCGCCGCCGTGTGCCCCCTGGGCGCGCTGCAGGAGCTGTGCGCCGTGCGGCCCGTGCAGGTGCCGCGCGCGGCGGAGCAGGTGCTGGGCCTGCTGGCCTACGCCTACCTCGGCCTCACCGTGGTGGGCGTCGTCACGGGGAGCGGCTTCCTCATCTGCCGCTACGACCCGTTTGTGGGCTTCTTCCGCCTCGGCGGCGAGCTGAACCTGCTGCTGGCCGGGGGGCTCCTGCTGGCGTCGGGGCTCGTGATCGCGCGGCCCTACTGCCGCTGGCTCTGCCCCTACGGCGTGCTCCTGCGATGGGTGTCCATGGTGTCCAAATGGCACGCCGCGGTGACCCCGGCGTCCTGCATCCAGTGCCGCCTGTGCGAAAGCGCGTGCCCTGTGAACGCCATCGAGTTCCCCACCCCGGCGGACCGTCCCGAGCGGCGCGGCGCGGGGGTGCGGCGGATGCTGGTGCTGGGGGCGGCGCTGCCGGTGGTGCTGCTGTTCGCGGCCGGCGCGGGGTGGAGCGCCCACGGCTGGCTCGCGCGGATGCACCCCGTTGTGCGGCTGGCGGACCGGGTGGCGGCGGAGGACGCCGGGCGCGTCACGGGCACCACGATCGACAGCGAGACCTTCCGCGCGGGGCAGCAGCCCGTGGCGGAGCTGTACGCGGAGGCCGCCGGGCTGGAGGAGCGCTTCAAGGGCGCGGGTGCGGGCTTCGGCGCGTTCATGGGGCTGGTCGTCTGGGGCCGGGTGCTCCGGCTGTCGCGCGTCCGCGTCCGGAAGGACTACGAGATAGACAAGGGGGCCTGCGTGAGCTGCGCCCGGTGCTTCGCCTACTGCCCCGTGGAGAGGGAATCCGATGCCCAAGCCTGA